The proteins below come from a single Aegilops tauschii subsp. strangulata cultivar AL8/78 chromosome 6, Aet v6.0, whole genome shotgun sequence genomic window:
- the LOC109758230 gene encoding polyribonucleotide nucleotidyltransferase 2, mitochondrial — protein MSMAVASLRFLARRRHQLRLAVPGTRAAFLSDTAEEAPQAAPPPPGRKVLESFREEFEIGGRLIAFETGKMARFANGSVVISMEDTNVLSTVAAAKSSDPVRDFLPLTVDYQEKQYAQGVIPTTYMRREGAPKERELLCGRLIDRPIRPLFPRGFYHEVQITVNVLSSDGKQDPDVMAANASSAALMLSDVPWNGPIGVIRVGRIDGNFVLNPTVDELGLSDLNLVYACSRDKTLMIDVQAREITERDLQAGMKLAHSEAVKYIDPQIRLAKRAGKEKREYKLSMISDENYEKIRTLSEAPIEEVFTDKSYGKFERGEALQKITESVKEKLEEECDEESLKFLPKAVDTVRKQVIRKRIIKEGLRVDGRRLDEVRPLYCESSTYPILHGSALFSRGDTQVLCTVTLGAPGDAQRLDSIVGPPTKRFMLHYSFPPFSINEVAKRGGLNRREVGHGTLAEKALLAVLPPEGDFPYTVRVNSEVMASDGSTSMASVCGGSMALMDAGIPVREHVAGVSVGLVSETDPTTGDISSYRILTDILGLEDHLGDMDFKIAGTRRGITAIQLDIKPAGIPLDIVCESLEPARKARNQILDRMDQEISSARAINDGSSPRLATLSFSSDSVRKLLFHRKKIEQDTGARVSVSDGTVTIVAKTQPIMDKAIEKVEFLVGREIEVGKTYKGIVSSIKEYGAFVDFNGGQQGLLHISELSHEPVSKVTDIISVGQALSLTCIGQDVRGNIKLSLKANLPHPHRPEKELASEDATLLPNQDLVGWAAVENMPSKDADVKSSNSKDEDDTTEETPAFSTPAVIIRSAADCDAQDVANGPTKKRSKAASSKVAKPSPRVSKPTKEQQEARKATPKKASTTSTAKKNKKEKADDSASNGLDKGKADDSASNGLDAIPEQEISNTLKHSSPKNFRSGSIKLGDVVTAKVYQIRAYGLVLELSDGVRGMHKFVENSQNNFEVGEEVLVKCDTFSAKGVPVFSVLD, from the exons ATGTCGATGGCGGTGGCCTCGCTCCGCTTCCTCGCGCGCCGCCGGCACCAGCTCCGGCTAGCCGTCCCCGGCACGCGGGCCGCATTCCTCTCCGACACGGCGGAGGAGGCCCCGCaggcggcgccgccgccgccgggccgGAAGGTGCTGGAGAGCTTCCGCGAGGAGTTCGAGATCGGGGGCCGCCTCATCGCCTTCGAGACCGGGAAGATGGCGCGCTTCGCCAACGGCTCCGTGGTCATCTCCATGGAGGACACCAACGTCCTGTCCACAGTCGCCGCCGCCAAGTCCTCGGACCCCGTCCGGGACTTCCTCCCTCTAACC GTTGATTATCAAGAGAAGCAATATGCTCAAGGTGTTATTCCCACAACATATATGCGCAGGGAAGGTGCCCCTAAGGAAAGAGAACTTCTGTGTGGGCGCTTAATCGATCGACCAATACGGCCATTGTTTCCTCGTGGCTTTTACCATGAAGTCCAG ATCACGGTAAATGTACTTTCCTCAGATGGAAAGCAGGACCCAGATGTTATGGCTGCTAATGCATCTTCAGCTGCTCTCATGCTTTCTGATGTACCTTGGAATGGGCCAATTGGAGTAATACGTGTTGGAAGAATTGATGGGAATTTCGTGTTGAACCCAACAGTGGATGAG TTAGGTTTGAGTGATCTCAACCTAGTTTATGCATGCTCACGGGATAAAACACTAATGATAGATGTACAAGCTCGTGAGATAACTGAAAGGGATCTTCAAGCAGGAATGAAGCTTGCGCACTCTGAG GCAGTCAAGTATATCGACCCTCAAATTAGATTGGCCAAGCGAGCTGGCAAAGAGAAAAGAGAGTACAAGCTGTCAATGATTTCAGATGAAAACTACGAGAAAATCAGAACATTATCAGAAGCACCAATTGAGGAAGTCTTCACAGATAAATCATACGGCAAG TTTGAGCGTGGAGAAGCCCTGCAAAAAATCACAGAATCTGTAAAAGAGAAGCTTGAAGAAGAATGTGACGAGGAAAGCTTGAAGTTCCTTCCTAAAGCAGTTGATACTGTGAGAAAGCAG GTCATACGCAAGAGAATAATTAAAGAAGGCCTTAGAGTCGATGGTAGACGACTTGATGAGGTGCGGCCGTTGTACTGTGAATCAAGCACATACCCGATATTGCATGGTTCTGCACTGTTTTCACGTGGAGATACTCag GTTTTATGTACAGTTACCCTTGGTGCTCCTGGTGATGCCCAGCGATTGGATTCAATTGTTGGCCCACCAACAAAGCGTTTCATGCTTCATTATAGTTTTCCACCATTTTCAATAAACGAAGTTGCCAAACGTGGGGGTTTGAATCGACGTGAAGTTGGACATG GCACTCTTGCCGAGAAAGCACTACTTGCTGTTCTTCCTCCAGAAGGTGACTTTCCATACACTGTTCGGGTAAATTCAGAAGTCATGGCCTCTGATGGTTCAACATCAATGGCATCAGTATGTGGAG GAAGCATGGCTTTAATGGATGCTGGGATACCTGTAAGGGAGCATGTTGCTGGTGTTTCAGTGGGTCTTGTCAGTGAAACAGACCCGACTACTGGAGATATTTCTAGTTACCGTATATTAACGGATATTTTA GGTCTTGAGGATCACTTGGGTGACATGGACTTCAAAATTGCAGGAACAAGGAGAGGTATTACTGCTATTCAGCTGGATATAAAACCTGCTGGAATACCATTGGACATAGTATGTGAAAGTTTGGAGCCTGCACGAAAGGCTCGTAATCAAATCCTTGATCGCATGGATCAGGAAATAAGTTCTGCTCGTGCTATCAATGATGGAAGTTCTCCTCGATTAG CCACACTGAGCTTCAGCAGTGATTCTGTCAGGAAATTGCTTTTCCACAGGAAAAAAATTGAGCAAGATACAG GTGCACGGGTATCTGTTAGTGATGGTACAGTCACTATTGTTGCTAAAACTCAGCCAATTATGGATAAGGCTATTGAGAAG GTTGAATTTCTTGTGGGTCGTGAAATTGAAGTAGGCAAGACATACAAAGGAATTGTTTCCTCAATAAAGGAGTATGGCGCTTTTGTGGATTTCAATGGCGGACAGCAAGGTCTTCTTCACATTTCTGAGCTATCACATGAACCG GTTTCAAAAGTCACGGATATTATATCTGTTGGTCAAGCGCTCTCATTGACATGCATTGGACAGGACGTGAGGGGTAATATTAAACTTTCACTCAAAGCAAACCTACCCCATCCCCATCGGCCTGAAAAGGAGTTAGCAAGTGAGGATGCTACTCTTTTGCCAAATCAAGACCTTGTTGGTTGGGCTGCCGTGGAGAACATGCCCAGCAAGGATGCTGATGTCAAGTCATCCAATAGCAAAGATGAAGATGACACAACTGAGGAGACGCCTGCATTTTCTACTCCTGCAGTTATAATTCGCAGTGCTGCTGACTGCGATGCTCAAGATGTTGCAAATGGTCCTACTAAGAAACGTTCAAAGGCGGCAAGTTCTAAAGTTGCAAAGCCATCCCCTAGAGTATCAAAACCAACCAAAGAACAGCAGGAGGCTAGGAAAGCTACCCCTAAGAAAGCATCAACTACGTCAACTGCCAAGAAAAATAAGAAAGAAAAGGCTGATGATTCTGCAAGTAATGGACTCGATAAAGGGAAGGCTGATGATTCTGCAAGTAATGGGCTCGATGCCATTCCAGAACAGGAAATAAGCAACACCCTGAAGCATTCGAGTCCCAAGAACTTCCGCTCAGGTTCTATAAAGCTGGGCGATGTAGTTACTGCAAAGGTCTACCAAATACGGGCCTATGGATTAGTACTTGAGCTGAGTGATGGAGTTCGTGGAATGCACAAGTTTGTG GAAAATAGCCAGAACAACTTTGAGGTTGGAGAGGAAGTGCTTGTGAAATGCGACACTTTCAGTGCCAAGGGTGTCCCAGTCTTCTCAGTGCTTGATTAG